From Plasmodium cynomolgi strain B DNA, scaffold: 0385, whole genome shotgun sequence, a single genomic window includes:
- a CDS encoding hypothetical protein (putative) — protein sequence KKKIFNINSRNIHRIPESSKVLDVGTKINNLLILKDILDNSASIQKVFDSKAKSSQEFLKKFRTNQQSDKNTQLSRLIEERLVYIREVSKHKPGFHYFDCRLDECMEMKNLHDYFKNFNGMKGKIAEANKNWELHCEHVDYIYSLYEMYIEGCCTCYFASDKCGENRSHYFKCEEKYDQYNFCSALKCNEILPGKKNHKKSR from the coding sequence aaaaaaaaaatatttaatataaattcgAGAAATATTCACAGAATACCAGAATCTTCCAAAGTGCTTGATGTAGGAACTAAAATCAACAATTTGTTAATACTAAAGGATATCCTTGATAATTCTGCATCGATACAGAAGGTGTTTGATTCTAAAGCTAAGTCATCAcaagaatttttaaaaaaatttagaacaAATCAacaaagtgataaaaatacCCAGTTGTCACGCTTAATAGAAGAAAGATTAGTGTACATTCGTGAAGTATCTAAACATAAACCCGGTTTCCATTACTTTGATTGTAGATTAGACGAATGtatggaaatgaaaaatttgcatgattattttaagaatttCAACGGCATGAAAGGCAAAATAGCAGAAGCCAATAAGAATTGGGAATTGCATTGCGAACACGTcgattatatatatagcttGTACGAAATGTATATAGAAGGTTGTTGCACTTGTTATTTTGCTTCAGATAAGTGTGGTGAAAATCGTtcacattattttaaatgcgAGGAAAAGTATGACCAATACAACTTTTGTTCAGCATTAAAATGCAACGAAATTCTacctgggaaaaaaaatcacaaaaaaagtaGGTAA